Within Alteromonas sp. LMIT006, the genomic segment CTCACCATCACACCAGTGGATCACTTCTTCAGGGGTTGCTTCAACCCGTTTTGACGGATTGGAGAGTGGAAAAATAATCGGTAATTTATGTTGTTTCGCCATGGTTTTCACGATTTCTTCAGTGAATAATCCCGGAACGCCTGAGACACCTATCAAAGCATCCGGTTTGGCATGAGAGACAACTTCTAACAACGAAGGATATTCGCCACTAATTTGCCAATCCGAAATAGCATTTCTAGTTTGGGCTAGAGCGGCTTGAAAATCTCGAAGTTCAGGTGTGTCGTTGGTAATTAAACCTAATCTATCGACCATGTAGATCCTCTCGCGCGCATCTCCATCTGATAATCCTTCATGCTTCATTTGTTGAATGAGCATCTCGGCAATCCCGCAACCAGCTGAACCACCACCAACAAATGCAATACGCATACTCGAAAGCGTCTTACCTGCTAAACGACACGCAGATAGTAGTGTACCTAAAGCCACGGCCGCTGTGCCTTGGATATCATCATTAAAACAGCAATAGTCTTCGCGGTATTTTTGCAAAATCGGCATGGCATTAGGCTGTGCAAAATCTTCAAATTGCACCATGGCTTCTGGCCAACGTCGTTTTACCGCCTGCATGAATAAGGCGATGAATTCGTCATAAGTCTCTTGGTCAATACGCGTATGACGCTCTCCCATGTACATAGGATCGTCCAGCAGTGCCTGATTGTTCGTGCCGACATCTAGAGTAATTGGCAAGGTATAGGCAGGACTAATCCCACCACATGCGGTATATAGGGAAAGTTTACCAATTGGGATCCCCATCCCTCCAATGCCTTGGTCACCCAAGCCCAAAATGCGTTCACCGTCTGTCACAACGATGACTTTTACTTTGCGCTTTGTGGCATTACGCAGAACATCATCAAGATGATGGCGCTCTTTATAGGAGATAAATAAACCTCTTGAAGAGCGATAAATATCCGAAAAGCGTTCACATGCTTCCCCAACGGTAGGCGTGTAAATGATGGGCATCATTTCAACGATGTGCTCTTGTACTAATTTGAAGTACAAGGTCTCATTGGTGTCTTGAATCGCACGAAGATAAATGTGTTTGTTGAGCGGATCATCAAAGCTCTTATACTGTTGATAAGCGCGCTCCACCTGTTCCTCAATGGTTTCGTATCTAGGAGGTAAAAGACCCATTAAGTTAAATGATTTGCGCTCTCGCTCAGAAAATGCACTGCCCTTATTTAACAGTGGAGTTTCTAAAAGTGCAGGGCCAGCATGTGGAATGTATAAATACCCTTTATCTGTCATCGTAAATCCTGTCGTGTGATGAGGTTATTCTTATTGTTGTGTTATTTTTTATAGAGGTATTACTTGATTGTTATAATACGAGGTAGACGTTAAAAAATATCATCTCCCTCAGCAGACTCTGTTGATTTTTCTTGCTTTAAGGGATCAATCACTTGATCTGAACGCACCGATAACGTCGGTTCTGTGCCTAATGCAAAATATTCGAATAAGGCTGTATGGTCATTGCGTGAAGTCAACTTACCTGTTGCTCGATCAACTCTGACCTGAGTGATTCCCGCTGGAATCGTCACAGGTTGAAATGCAACATCCTCCAATGCAGATTGCATAAAATAAATCCAAGCGGGCTGCGCACCCTTGGCACCATCTTCAGCGCCAAACATACCATTACCAATCCAGTTAAATCGGTCCGGATTCATATTGACTAAATGCTGATTGCGTGTGGTACGTCCCAGCTGGCGACTGCTATCATCAAATCCCAGCCAACTGGTGGCGACTAAGCCAGGCGCAAAACCACTGAACCAAGTGTCACGGGCATCATTGGTCGTGCCAGTTTTACCGCCAATATCAGTTCGTTGTAAAATGTTACGAGCGCGCCAGCCAGTGCCCAACCAATACGTTTTGTTGTTCCACGAGCCGTTGGCTCGAACTGCGGTTCGCATCATTTCAGTAACTAAAAAGGCATTTTGTGCCGATATCACCTGAGGCGCCTGGCGCGAATAATCGACCTCTGATATGGCAAAAGGATCATTAGGATCTACGGTTGTAACACATGCTGGACAGGCCAACAATGGCTTAGCTTCCCAAATTAACTCGTCGTCATTGCTGGTAATTCGCTCTATAAAATACGGTTTTACCGCATGACCACCGTTGACAAACACCGCCAATCCGTTTGCCACTTCAAGCGGGGTATGCGAACCAGAGCCTAATGATAAGGTTTCATCACGCGGGATATCATCGAGTTGAAAACCAAAGTTAGCCAGATAACGTGCCGCATTTTCAATACCAATGGCTCGCAATAAGCGCACCGAAACGACGTTTTTAGATTTGCCTAGCGCAACACGCATACGAATTGGGCCATCGTATACGGCAGGTGAATTTTGTGGGCGCCATGCCACACCGGAACTGGCATCCCACTGATTAATTGGAGCGTCGTTAATCACACTCGCTAAAGTATAGCCGGATTCCAATGCCGCCGAATAAATAAAGGGTTTTATATTAGAACCGACTTGGCGTTTGGCTTGGGTCGCACGATTAAATTGCGAAGCATAAAAGTTATAACCACCTACCACTGCTCTCACTGCACCATCGTTAGGATCCAGTGCAACAAATGCAGCGCCTACGGTAGGCAATTGACTCAATGACCATTGTTCTGAAGCGATTTCACGGACATTTACTACATCACCAACGTTAACAATATCCCTAGCCGTTTCAGGAATTGGGCCTTGGCGATGGTCATTGATATATGGTCTTGCCCAAGCAAGACCCGACCATTCAATTAGAGTATCGGTGGCTGTTCCTGCAATCCTCACGCTAATATCACGCTCATTGACTTGGGTCACCAAGGCCACTTTCAGCGGTTCGACTGCATCCACCTTGTCGAGTAATGCAAAATCGCTTTCTTGGATGACAACGTCTTGAATTTCTTCAGAATTAGCTAATGGCGTTTCTTTTTCAACACTTGTTTCTATCGCATTTAATTCTTGTTCTGCTTCGCGTAACTCGCGAATAGTTGTGAGGGGACCGCGATAACCGTGACGCTCATCGTAATCGTGCATATTTTGTTGTACTGCTTTTTGTGCGGCATCTTGTAGTGCTGCAGGCGCGGTTGTGTAGACTTTAAAGCCAGCAGTCTCGGCAATCTCTTTGCCGTATAACTCAACCATTTCGTTATATACCAAATCCGCCAAATAGGGAGCAGCTAGATCAAGCTCTGCACCGTGTTTTTGTGCCGTGACAGGAGCATTCTTAGCTAATGTATACTCGTCCTGTGTAATGTAGCCTTCGTCTAACATCCGATACAAAACAATTTTGCGTCGTTCAAATGAGCGGTCTGGTCGACTGATTGGATTTAAAACTGAAGGGGCTTGAGGCAGTCCAGCAAGAGTGGCAATTTGCGCTAAGGTTAGTTCATTTAACGGCTTGCCATAATATACTTGGGCAGCCGCACCAAAACCAAAGGCGCGATGTCCTAACTCAACTTTATTAATGTAAAGCTCTAAGATTTCATCTTTATTGAGAGTTTGTTCTATGTGCCAAGCGATGAAAATTTCTTTGACTTTGCGAATATAGGTCTTTTCACGAGTTAAGAAAAAACCACGCGCCAACTGCATGGTAAGTGTCGAACCACCTTGCCCTTTTTGGCCGGTTACAACTAGGTTGACCAAAGCACGGGTCATGCCGATTGGATCTATCCCATC encodes:
- a CDS encoding penicillin-binding protein 1A, translated to MQRLKQAFKFIAVIFIAGTTLGMLAVATIYFMVKPDLPSVEVLKDIRLQTPLRIYTQDGQLIGQYGVKRRIPIAIQDVPQSLINAILATEDSRFYDHDGIDPIGMTRALVNLVVTGQKGQGGSTLTMQLARGFFLTREKTYIRKVKEIFIAWHIEQTLNKDEILELYINKVELGHRAFGFGAAAQVYYGKPLNELTLAQIATLAGLPQAPSVLNPISRPDRSFERRKIVLYRMLDEGYITQDEYTLAKNAPVTAQKHGAELDLAAPYLADLVYNEMVELYGKEIAETAGFKVYTTAPAALQDAAQKAVQQNMHDYDERHGYRGPLTTIRELREAEQELNAIETSVEKETPLANSEEIQDVVIQESDFALLDKVDAVEPLKVALVTQVNERDISVRIAGTATDTLIEWSGLAWARPYINDHRQGPIPETARDIVNVGDVVNVREIASEQWSLSQLPTVGAAFVALDPNDGAVRAVVGGYNFYASQFNRATQAKRQVGSNIKPFIYSAALESGYTLASVINDAPINQWDASSGVAWRPQNSPAVYDGPIRMRVALGKSKNVVSVRLLRAIGIENAARYLANFGFQLDDIPRDETLSLGSGSHTPLEVANGLAVFVNGGHAVKPYFIERITSNDDELIWEAKPLLACPACVTTVDPNDPFAISEVDYSRQAPQVISAQNAFLVTEMMRTAVRANGSWNNKTYWLGTGWRARNILQRTDIGGKTGTTNDARDTWFSGFAPGLVATSWLGFDDSSRQLGRTTRNQHLVNMNPDRFNWIGNGMFGAEDGAKGAQPAWIYFMQSALEDVAFQPVTIPAGITQVRVDRATGKLTSRNDHTALFEYFALGTEPTLSVRSDQVIDPLKQEKSTESAEGDDIF
- a CDS encoding NAD-dependent malic enzyme; this encodes MTDKGYLYIPHAGPALLETPLLNKGSAFSERERKSFNLMGLLPPRYETIEEQVERAYQQYKSFDDPLNKHIYLRAIQDTNETLYFKLVQEHIVEMMPIIYTPTVGEACERFSDIYRSSRGLFISYKERHHLDDVLRNATKRKVKVIVVTDGERILGLGDQGIGGMGIPIGKLSLYTACGGISPAYTLPITLDVGTNNQALLDDPMYMGERHTRIDQETYDEFIALFMQAVKRRWPEAMVQFEDFAQPNAMPILQKYREDYCCFNDDIQGTAAVALGTLLSACRLAGKTLSSMRIAFVGGGSAGCGIAEMLIQQMKHEGLSDGDARERIYMVDRLGLITNDTPELRDFQAALAQTRNAISDWQISGEYPSLLEVVSHAKPDALIGVSGVPGLFTEEIVKTMAKQHKLPIIFPLSNPSKRVEATPEEVIHWCDGEVIVATGSPFDPVLHNGKSFPIAQCNNSYIFPGIGLGALVAKSRVISDEMLMVAASTLAELSPVANTGKGALLPPITAIHSISKAIGFAVAKVAMQQGHALSVSDEELLSRIDAQFWQPEYREYKRVSV